CAGGTTGGTATAGCCCCAAAAGCTTCTATGGCTACTGTACCACTTTGTGGGATCATTCAGGATAGTTAATAGAATGAATGTTTTTGATTCAATGTGCAATTCCATTGTATGTACTAATCCCCCCATGTTTTCTCAACCTTTTTTGTTTCTTAGGACGCAGCTAAACCTATCGATTTAATTATTTACGAGGTTAGGGACTTCATTTCAGCTGGTGTCATGAAGAGTAAGTCCCTTTTCAAGGACTTTCAGCATAGCTGTCACCCAATACATTTGTGGTGTCTCTTTGGTTGTAATTGTAATGTTATGCACTGGTCACTTTCTGCTTACAGATGCACTTGTTCCTGGGGGAGTGTTACATGGCTACGTCCCTATTCTTAGAGATTTGGAGAAGCAGCTTGCCAAAGCCCTGCACTTCATTCAGGCACATGTTGAACTACTTGAGAGCTACAATAAAGAAGAGCCCATGGAGGCTGAGGGCAATGCTGTGTCCCCATCAGTTGACTCTGCTACATCAGGAAACCAGCTCATCCTTCATGAATCACAAGACATAGATAATGGTATAAAAATTGTAAACACGTAGATTTCATGAATAGTATAATTTTGTTGAGAAGTTAAACATTCAAGACATTCACTATTGGGACGTTAATGGCGCTCGAACACAGTCTTGTCTTAGTTTGGAATTACTCAGTTAACAGCCCCAATCTTCAATATTTTTCAGTACATAAAAAATCTGTTAAAGGCGCTTCAGAACGACCAGGTAACTCAAAATCTTAAACACAGCACGTTATCAAAACGTAAGAATTCTATAGATGTTTTTAAACCCTTTTACAGCTGGCAAAGCCAACCACAATGACTTGCACAGACTCACAAGAATGTGCTGCAAAAACATTGGATTTTCATTCATAATACTTTGTTGTCCTCAGCCTTAGGCGCTGTAGAGACCCACCCCAAACGACCAAGAACAGATGTGGATGACAAAGGTCATTATCAAAGCCTAAAAACTGTTCAATGTCATTCAATCCTTTAAAGTATCATTCATTTCTAAGTAAAAAAATAGATGTAGCAATCACTGATTGCCTCTTTAAGGAATTGGAAACAATAATGTGTTAAGAAAGTTTGATTTGAATTGCTAATTTCAGATAGGTCCTCATCCGTAGATGGTAGCATCCAGGCCCAAAAAGATAAGGAAGGAAAAGAACCTGGAAGTTCgtggaagttctcccacttcTTCAGTGAAACTCTATTCAGAGGAAATGAAACAAAACATTTGCCAGGTGAGATTCTTGGGATATGCTTTGTACTAATCGAAAATCATTTGTTCATGCATTTCCTGTCAGTCCACCGTTCATATCAATCTAATTGGCATaaatctctcctcccctctccgctGTGATAGCTGACGTGTGATTAGCTTTCTAGCGTGAAATGACTGGAATGGAAATCCACCACTTTTCTTTTGTATGCAACATCTTggggatatactgtatgtagtgtTGTAATTTAATTATGTTTTGTTTCAAGTAGTTAAAGTCCATTCGCAAGTGTGTGGGAAAACCCTGAACACTCACCTTGCACTCATGAAACAAGTGGATAATCTGGGACTTAAGCGAGAGGAGACCAGTGCAGAGGACTGCCAAGTCATGATGGTCTTCTGTCCTGTTACATCTCGTGTGGGAACTGACATTGAGGCTGCCATGAGCCAAGTTCCAGGTAGGAAAGCCTTTTGAGATTACACCATGATAGTTAAAGTATTCCAGACCGAAAACAATTGTCAATACTACTTCTATCATGGGATTTCAT
This window of the Coregonus clupeaformis isolate EN_2021a chromosome 33, ASM2061545v1, whole genome shotgun sequence genome carries:
- the LOC121548903 gene encoding uncharacterized protein LOC121548903 isoform X1 codes for the protein MALEHSLVLVWNYSVNSPNLQYFSVHKKSVKGASERPALGAVETHPKRPRTDVDDKDRSSSVDGSIQAQKDKEGKEPGSSWKFSHFFSETLFRGNETKHLPVVKVHSQVCGKTLNTHLALMKQVDNLGLKREETSAEDCQVMMVFCPVTSRVGTDIEAAMSQVPGNRNAIQVVMHHTYDQNFVTSRRSASYHNNIVEEVNVLFLDSVGLLRCKTNDEAVTLIHKALQKYNSSTYRH
- the LOC121548903 gene encoding uncharacterized protein LOC121548903 isoform X2, whose protein sequence is MALEHSLVLVWNYSVNSPNLQYFSVHKKSVKGASERPALGAVETHPKRPRTDVDDKDRSSSVDGSIQAQKDKEGKEPGSSWKFSHFFSETLFRGNETKHLPVKVHSQVCGKTLNTHLALMKQVDNLGLKREETSAEDCQVMMVFCPVTSRVGTDIEAAMSQVPGNRNAIQVVMHHTYDQNFVTSRRSASYHNNIVEEVNVLFLDSVGLLRCKTNDEAVTLIHKALQKYNSSTYRH